The uncultured Roseibium sp. DNA segment CTTTGAGCGTCGTCAGGTAGGCGACGACATCTTCGACTTCCTGGGCGCTCAGAATGGTCTTGCCCGCGAATTTCTCGGCGACATTGATGCCGACATGCATGGAATAGAAGCCGGGCATCACGGTCTGCTCGCCGAAGACCTGCTTGCTGTCGATGATGATGGCGCGCAGCTGATCGGCGGAATAGCGATCGGCAACCCCGTCGAGCGACGGTCCGACCTCACCGTGGAACAGCTGGTCCTTGAGATCTGTCGCCGCATGACAAGCCAGGCAATTGCCTTTCTTGCGATCAGCAAATGCGGCGCGTCCGGCAGCCGCGTCGCCTGCTTGCCCCGTCAGGGATGCCTTGACCTCGAAGTCGTCGTTGAATTTCACATCATCCGGCGCAACGGGCGCGGCGATTGCGCTTCCTGCCAATGCAAGCGATGCAACGGCGATCGAATAAATGAAGCCCTTGGTCATAAGTCGGGTTTCCTCCTCAGTGCAGTCCGGTTGGTCCGGAACGTGCGCCCGGGATGCTTCATACATCCCCGGCGATCCTCATTCAATGAAAGATATGATTTTTTGCATGTGTTGCCAATAGGCGATTTCGTGCAATTGCCATATCCGCGGAATCCGTGCGCTTTTCCTACTCCGCGCCGAGACGTCCCTCCTCTCGTAACTGATTGATTATACGAGCATGATACTTCTGGAAGTGCTCGTCCCCCTCGTAGCCTTTTTCATTGACCCAGCGGAACATATTCAGGAATGTCCACTTGCCGAAGGCGCCTGGCATAGTCGCGACCGCTGCCTGAGACACTGTTTTTCCCTCCGGAACGGATTCGGGAAGGAACACGATCGTGGGGGTGAAAACATAACCCCATTTGCGTGCCGCACTCTTTTCCGTCAGCACGTCGCCGTCCAGATCGGTGACCTCCTCGTCGCCGAACATGTTGTACTGGACGA contains these protein-coding regions:
- the soxX gene encoding sulfur oxidation c-type cytochrome SoxX — its product is MTKGFIYSIAVASLALAGSAIAAPVAPDDVKFNDDFEVKASLTGQAGDAAAGRAAFADRKKGNCLACHAATDLKDQLFHGEVGPSLDGVADRYSADQLRAIIIDSKQVFGEQTVMPGFYSMHVGINVAEKFAGKTILSAQEVEDVVAYLTTLKEQ
- a CDS encoding thioredoxin family protein codes for the protein MLKVIKNALFRFTLLALALAGPATLGPASAATMGEDGLHKEPWFTITFRDLAEDIQTANAEGKRLAIIFEQRGCIYCKAMHEKLLSDPEVRDFIKEHFMVVQYNMFGDEEVTDLDGDVLTEKSAARKWGYVFTPTIVFLPESVPEGKTVSQAAVATMPGAFGKWTFLNMFRWVNEKGYEGDEHFQKYHARIINQLREEGRLGAE